The segment TATCTTTGCGCTCTGAAAAAAGAATGTTTTATTCAAACCTAAACAGCTATTTAATAAATACATAAACAATGTCAAAAGCAATAGGAAAAGTTTCCCAAATCATTGGCCCAGTAGTAGACGTAGTATTTGATACTAAAGATGTTGAACTACCAAAAATCTATGACTCATTAGAAATCGTTAACAAAAATGGTTCAATTTTAGTACTTGAAGTGCAATCACATATTGGTGAAAACACAGTACGTACTATCTCTATGGAAGCAACTGACGGATTGAGCAGAGGAACAGCTGTAAATGCTACAGGAGCTCCAATTCAAATGCCAATCGGAGCAGATGTTTACGGACGTTTGTTCAATGTTATTGGAGATGCTATCGATGGATTAGGTGATTTGCCTAAAGCTGGTGAAAATGGTGTTTCTATTCACCGTCCGGCTCCAAAATTTGAAGATTTATCAACTTCTACAGAAGTATTATTCACAGGTATCAAAGTAATCGATTTGATTGAGCCTTATGCAAAAGGTGGTAAAATTGGATTGTTCGGTGGTGCCGGAGTTGGTAAAACAGTATTGATTCAGGAATTGATTAACAATATCGCTAAAGGTCACGGTGGACTTTCTGTATTCGCAGGAGTTGGTGAAAGAACACGTGAAGGAAACGATTTACTTCGTGAGATGTTGGAATCAGGAATTATAAAATATGGAGAAGATTTCATGCACTCTATGGAAAATGGAGGATGGGATTTATCTAAAGTTGATAAACCAGGAATGAGAGAGTCTAAAGCTACTTTCGTTTTCGGACAAATGAATGAGCCACCTGGAGCAAGAGCACGTGTTGCCCTTTCAGGATTATCTATCGCTGAGTATTTCCGTGATGGTGCTGGTTCAGACCAAGGTAAAGACGTACTTTTCTTCGTTGACAATATCTTCCGTTTTACACAGGCAGGTTCTGAGGTATCGGCTCTTTTAGGCCGTATGCCATCTGCTGTAGGTTACCAACCAACATTGGCAACTGAGATGGGTGCGATGCAGGAAAGAATTACATCTACAAACAAAGGTTCGATTACATCTGTACAAGCGGTTTACGTTCCTGCGGATGACTTAACTGACCCTGCACCGGCAACAACATTTGCCCACTTAGATGCAACAACAGTATTGTCTCGTAAAATTGCTGAGCTTGGTATTTATCCTGCGGTGGATCCACTAGATTCAACTTCAAGAATCCTTACAGCTCAAATCTTAGGTGATGATCACTACAACTGTGCACAAAGAGTAAAAGAGATACTTCAAAAATACAAACAACTTCAGGATATCATCGCCATCCTTGGATTGGAAGAGTTATCAGAAGATGATAAATTAGCTGTATCAAGAGCACGTAGAGTGCAACGTTTCTTATCTCAACCTTTCCACGTAGCGGAACAATTTACAGGTATTCCTGGAGTATTGGTTGATATTAAAGAAACAATCAAAGGATTCAACATGATTATTGATGGTGAATTAGATCACTTGCCTGAAGCTGCATTCAACCTTAAAGGAACAATCGAAGAAGCTATCGAAGCAGGACAAAAAATGTTAGCGGAAGCTTAATATAATTATGAATTATGAGTTATAAATTATGAGTTCAATCTCTAACTTATAACTCATAACTCAAAACTCATAACTCAAAACTCATAACTAATCATATGATTTTAGAAATAGTATCACCGGAAGCTACATTATTCAAAGGCGAAGTCACTTCAGTTTCTTTACCTGGCGTATTGGGTTCGTTCCAAATTTTGAATAACCACGCGCCTATAGTTTCTACCTTGAAACACGGTACCATCAAAATTGAGGCACCAAGTTTTCACATCCACAAAGAGGTTGCTGATAAGTTTACCAAAGTAAACGATCAAAACTACCTTTTGGAAATCAATTCAGGAACTATTGAAATGAAAGACAATAAAGTAATTGTATTAGCTGACTAATACGATTTAAAATAAAAGAAGAAAGCTCAACATTATTGTTGGGCTTTTTTTATTTGAAGCTTTTCCGGCTGTTCGCTATATCTTTTTCTTCCAAAAAAGAAAAAGGATACCGCTGCCATCCGGGCTATTTACTATATTTGACACGAGCCTTGCATAAGCAAGGTGAATTGACTAAGTAAATATGAAGCATTTCCCAAAATCACTCCAACAAAAAATCGAACAACGTAAAGCCAATAACGCCTTGCGTCAATTGCCTGTTGCTAATGATTTAATCGATTTTGCGTCCAATGATTATATCGGCTTTGCCAAAAACGAAATCCTCTTTCACGACACACATCAGTTTCTTTTAGATAAAAATATAAAAGTAAACGGCGCAACCGGTTCGCGTTTGCTTTCGGGAAATCATTCTTTATATAATGAAGCTGAAGACTATATTGCTCAATTTCATAAAACTGAAGCCGCACTGATTTTCAATTCGGGTTATGATGCCAATGTTGGTTTTTTCAGTTCCGTGCCACAACGAAATGATATTATTTTATACGACGAATTGTGTCATGCTTCCATTCGTGATGGCATCCAAATGAGCAATGCTAAAAGTTATAAGTTTTCACATAATGACTTGGAAGATTTGGAACGCTTATTACAAAAACTCATAACTTATAACTCTGAACTCATAACTGTTTACATCGTCACCGAAAGCGTTTTTTCTATGGATGGCGATTGCCCAAATATGGAAGAACTTACAAATCTTTCTGAAAAACATGGTGCTTATTTAGTCGTAGACGAAGCGCATGCACTCGGAGTTTTTGGCGAATGCGGACAAGGATTGGTTCAAAGTTTAGGATTGCAGGACAAAGTTTTTGCCCGAATCATGACTTTCGGAAAAGGAATGGGTTGCCATGGTGCAGCCATTTTAGGAAGTCAGGAATTGAAAAGTTATTTGGTCAACTTTGCCCGAAGTTTTGTATACACCACAGGCCTTTCTCCTCATTCAGTTGCTACTATTTTGCAATCGTACAAACATTTGACAAAAGGGAAAGAAGCTCTTGAACAATTAAAGGCCAACATCATTTTCTTTAATCAGGAGAAAATGCGTTTAGGTATGAAACCGATGTTTGTCTATAGCAAATCGGCAATTCAATGTGCTATCATTCCGGGAAATGAAAA is part of the Flavobacterium sangjuense genome and harbors:
- the atpD gene encoding F0F1 ATP synthase subunit beta gives rise to the protein MSKAIGKVSQIIGPVVDVVFDTKDVELPKIYDSLEIVNKNGSILVLEVQSHIGENTVRTISMEATDGLSRGTAVNATGAPIQMPIGADVYGRLFNVIGDAIDGLGDLPKAGENGVSIHRPAPKFEDLSTSTEVLFTGIKVIDLIEPYAKGGKIGLFGGAGVGKTVLIQELINNIAKGHGGLSVFAGVGERTREGNDLLREMLESGIIKYGEDFMHSMENGGWDLSKVDKPGMRESKATFVFGQMNEPPGARARVALSGLSIAEYFRDGAGSDQGKDVLFFVDNIFRFTQAGSEVSALLGRMPSAVGYQPTLATEMGAMQERITSTNKGSITSVQAVYVPADDLTDPAPATTFAHLDATTVLSRKIAELGIYPAVDPLDSTSRILTAQILGDDHYNCAQRVKEILQKYKQLQDIIAILGLEELSEDDKLAVSRARRVQRFLSQPFHVAEQFTGIPGVLVDIKETIKGFNMIIDGELDHLPEAAFNLKGTIEEAIEAGQKMLAEA
- a CDS encoding aminotransferase class I/II-fold pyridoxal phosphate-dependent enzyme gives rise to the protein MKHFPKSLQQKIEQRKANNALRQLPVANDLIDFASNDYIGFAKNEILFHDTHQFLLDKNIKVNGATGSRLLSGNHSLYNEAEDYIAQFHKTEAALIFNSGYDANVGFFSSVPQRNDIILYDELCHASIRDGIQMSNAKSYKFSHNDLEDLERLLQKLITYNSELITVYIVTESVFSMDGDCPNMEELTNLSEKHGAYLVVDEAHALGVFGECGQGLVQSLGLQDKVFARIMTFGKGMGCHGAAILGSQELKSYLVNFARSFVYTTGLSPHSVATILQSYKHLTKGKEALEQLKANIIFFNQEKMRLGMKPMFVYSKSAIQCAIIPGNENVKKIANQLQQKGFDVRPIVSPTVPEGQERLRFCLHSYNSESEISNVLELLATFVF
- a CDS encoding F0F1 ATP synthase subunit epsilon encodes the protein MILEIVSPEATLFKGEVTSVSLPGVLGSFQILNNHAPIVSTLKHGTIKIEAPSFHIHKEVADKFTKVNDQNYLLEINSGTIEMKDNKVIVLAD